AGAATTCGGTTTTGAGCAGTGTTATGCCGTCTGTGGCCAGACCTATCCCAGAAAGGCGGACAGCCGCATCCTGAACTGCCTCTCCGCCATTGCCCAGAGCTGCTACCGCATGGCCAACGACATCCGCCTTCTCCAGCACGACCGGCAGGTGGAGGAGCCCTTTGAGAAGAACCAGATCGGCTCCTCTGCCATGGCCTACAAGCGCAATCCCATGCGGTCCGAGCGGATCTGCTCTCTCAGCCGCTACCTGATGGCGGACGCCATGAACGCCCCCATGACCGCCTCCGTCCAGTGGTTGGAGCGGACCCTGGACGACTCCGCCAACCGCCGCATCTCCATGCCAGAGGGCTTCCTCTGCGCCGACGCCATCCTGCGTCTCAGTCAGAACGTCACCGACGGGCTCCACGTCAACGAGAAGATCGTGGACCGGACCTGCCGGGAGTACCTGCCCTTCATTGCTACGGAGAACCTGATGATGGAGGGCGTCAAGCGGGGCGGCGACCGGCAGGCGCTCCACGAGATCATCCGCACCTGCTCCATGGCCGCCACCGCCCGGATGAAGGAGGGGGAGCCCTGCGACCTGCTCTCCCGCCTGGCGGCGGAGCCTGCCTTCGGCATGACCGAGGCGGAGATGGAGGCCGTGCTGGACCCGAAGCTGTACATCGGCCGCTGTCCGGAGCAGGTGGACGCCTTCCTGGCCCAGGTGAGGCCCCTGCTCTCCGGCGCCAGCCGGGAAGTCCCGGAGATCAGTCTCTGACCGTTTCATACCGTCCGGGCGCCCTGCCCGCCGTGCCTGCGGCGGGAGGGGCGCCGGAACGCTTTTCAGGCGGAACCCCTTCGGCTGTCCCGGAGCGGAGGAGCCGGGAAGGCTGCCGGAAATGGAATGCCGATTTTGTGGGTTTTGACGTTGACAGTGCGCTGCTGGCGGTGATACACTGCTACCATCGCTTTCGAGATCGAGGCCAAATCCAACCATCAGAAGGCATTGATGGAGAAAAGGATCGTGGAAATTCCGGTTCAGTGAGCGGGGGCAGTGGGAAGCCCGTACAAAGAGTCCGCGGGAAGAAGACTCTGCAGCTGCATTCCGAACGCGGATCTCCGCTAGTAAGTGCGACGAGTTGTGATCGTTATCTCACACGGGCTTGTTGGAGCTTTGAAAGGGATCCCATCATGGGAGCAAATTAGGTGGTACCGCGGATCGCAGCTATTCATCCTAAGATTTTAGGAGAAAGCTGCGTTCTTTGTTATACGCTCCATAGCAAAGAGTGCTCTGCGCCAGTACCCTGCCCTTTGGGCAGTCGGCGGCTGATGCGCAAATTCATCCGGGAGGCGCTTCTGCCCATGTGCGGGGCCATGGTTTTTTCAAAAGATCTGTACCAAGGAAGAGCTGCTGCCCCTCTTCGGCCGGACGTATTTTGACTTTGAGACGCTGCGGAGGAAGGGCGGCCGTCGTCCGCCCTTTACCAAGGTGAGCCTGCTGGACCGGGAGATCTTCGGGCAACACCATTCCGGCCGGAACTGGATGCTTCGGGACTTCCGGATGCCCAACCGGTCCTGGGGGATGCGACGCGGACGGCCTCTGTGCCCGGGGCCCCTCCGATGACGGCGAGAGCGGCAAATGAGGCGGAAAATCCGCATTTCCTGTTGAGTTTTCCATATCTGATGTGATACGATACATTTTATAAATACAGGAGGATGAAACGCATGAGTACCACCACGAAACTCTCCGATCTGTTCGGCAGCATGGTCTTCAATGAGGACACCATGAAGGAGCGCCTGTCCTCTGCGTCCTATGAGGCGTGGAAGAAGTGCGTTACAGACGGAACGTCTTTGGATATCTCCACCGCCAATGAGATCGCCCAGGCCATGAAGCAGTGGGCCGTGGAAAAGGGCGCCACCCACTACACCCACTGGTTCCAGCCCATGACCGGCGTCACGGCGGAGAAGCACGACAGCTTCATTGCCCCTGCCGGCGGCGGCAAGATCCTCATGGAATTCTCCGGAAAAGAGCTGGTCCGGGGTGAGCCGGATGCCTCCTCCTTCCCCTCCGGCGGTCTGCGGGCCACCTTTGAGGCCCGGGGCTACACCGCCTGGGATCCCACCTCGTTTGCCTTCATCAAGGAGGGTAGCCTCTGCATCCCCACCATCTTCTGCTCCTACTCCGGCGAGGCCCTGGACAAGAAGACGCCTCTTCTGCGGTCCATGGACGAGATCAGCCGCCAGGCGGTGCGAATCCTGCGCCTGTTCGGGGACACGACGACCAAACGGGTGGTGGTTCAGGTGGGGCCGGAGCAGGAGTACTTCCTGGTGGACAAGGCCCAGTACGCCCAGCGGGAGGACCTGCGGATGTGCGGCCGGACCCTGTTCGGCGCAAAGCCCCCAAGGGACAGGAGCTGGACGACCACTACTATGGCGCCATCCGGCCCCGGGTCGCCGCCTATATGAAGGATCTGGATGAGGAGCTGTGGAAGCTGGGCGTGCTCAGCAA
This DNA window, taken from Dysosmobacter welbionis, encodes the following:
- the purB gene encoding adenylosuccinate lyase, whose protein sequence is MLHLFSPDMRFETWRRLWVALARAERNLGLPVTAEQVAELEAHITDIDYETASAREKEVRHDVMAHVYTYGKAAPSAAGIIHLGATSCYVTDNADLIIYREGLRYLRGELLAVVANLSKFAEQYKATPTLGYTHYQPAQLVTVGKRATLWMQDLLSDLEELDFVLDHMKFLGCRGTTGTEASFMDLFDGDGAKIDEMNRQIAAEFGFEQCYAVCGQTYPRKADSRILNCLSAIAQSCYRMANDIRLLQHDRQVEEPFEKNQIGSSAMAYKRNPMRSERICSLSRYLMADAMNAPMTASVQWLERTLDDSANRRISMPEGFLCADAILRLSQNVTDGLHVNEKIVDRTCREYLPFIATENLMMEGVKRGGDRQALHEIIRTCSMAATARMKEGEPCDLLSRLAAEPAFGMTEAEMEAVLDPKLYIGRCPEQVDAFLAQVRPLLSGASREVPEISL